In Dioscorea cayenensis subsp. rotundata cultivar TDr96_F1 chromosome 9, TDr96_F1_v2_PseudoChromosome.rev07_lg8_w22 25.fasta, whole genome shotgun sequence, a genomic segment contains:
- the LOC120268937 gene encoding adagio-like protein 1 has protein sequence MDWDSESEDVSAAASAAEEEEEEGFIVSDGGVPIAIRSSAPCGLVVSDALEPDHPIIYVNTGFETATGYRAEEVLGRNCRFLQCRGPFAQRRHPLVDSTVVSEIRRCLEEGCEFQGDLLNFRKDGSPLMNRLRLTPIYGEDDIITHVIGIQFFSEANIDLGPPAGSVKESMRSTNRFATDHAAYQLISAGHGHICREYCCILQLSDEVLSQKILSRLSPRDISSVGSVCKRLYQLTNNEDLWRMVCQNAWGTETTRALETVSGAKRLEWGRLARELTTLEAVAWRKLTVGGAVEPSRCNFSACAVGNRVVLFGGEGVNMQPMNDTFVLDLNASKPEWRHVKVSSPPPGRWGHTLSCLNGSWLVVFGGCGRQGLLNDVFILDLDAQHPAWREISGLAPPLPRSWHSSCTLDGTKLVVSGGCADSGVLLSDTFLLDLTMEKPVWREIPVSWKPPSRLGHSLSVYDGRKILMFGGLAKSGPLRLRSSDVFTMDLSEDEPCWRCITGSGMPGAGNPVGIGPPPRLDHVAVSLPGGRILIFGGSVAGLHSASQIYLLDPTEEKPTWRILNVPGRPPRFAWGHSTCVVGGTRTIVLGGQTGEEWMLSELHELSLTSFIQ, from the exons ATGGACTGGGACAGCGAATCGGAGGACGTCTCTGCTGCAGCGTCTGCAGCcgaggaggaagaagaggaaggatTCATCGTGAGTGATGGTGGGGTGCCGATTGCTATCCGTTCTTCAGCGCCGTGTGGACTGGTAGTAAGTGACGCGCTGGAGCCGGACCATCCGATCATTTATGTTAACACGGGGTTTGAGACCGCCACAGGCTATCGCGCCGAGGAGGTGCTGGGACGGAACTG cCGGTTCTTGCAATGCAGAGGGCCTTTTGCACAGAGGAGGCACCCTTTAGTGGATTCTACAGTGGTTTCTGAAATAAGGAGGTGCCTTGAGGAAGGTTGTGAATTTCAAGGTGATCTATTGAATTTCAGGAAAGATGGTTCCCCATTGATGAATAGATTACGGCTTACCCCTATATATGGAGAAGATGATATAATAACTCATGTCATTGGTATTCAGTTTTTCAGTGAAGCAAATATTGATTTGGGCCCACCAGCTGGTTCTGTAAAGGAATCTATGAGATCAACCAATCGATTTGCAACTGACCATGCGGCCTACCAACTTATTTCAGCAGGGCATGGGCATATTTGTCGTGAGTACTGTTGTATCTTACAGCTTAGTGATGAGGTGTTGTCTCAGAAAATACTTTCGAGGCTGTCTCCAAGAGATATTTCTTCAGTTGGTTCAGTGTGCAAGCGACTTTATCAACTTACAAATAATGAGGACCTTTGGCGAATGGTTTGCCAGAATGCTTGGGGCACTGAAACTACTCGTGCCTTAGAAACTGTATCAGGAGCTAAAAGGTTGGAATGGGGACGGTTAGCAAGAGAATTGACCACCCTCGAAGCAGTGGCATGGAGGAAACTGACTGTGGGAGGTGCTGTGGAGCCTTCTCGTTGCAACTTCAGTGCTTGTGCTGTTGGAAATCGTGTTGTTCTTTTTGGTGGGGAAGGAGTTAATATGCAACCAATGAATGATACATTTGTGTTGGATCTAAATGCTAGTAAACCAGAGTGGCGGCATGTTAAGGTGAGTTCCCCACCACCTGGTAGGTGGGGTCACACACTCTCTTGCTTAAATGGATCGTGGTTGGTTGTCTTTGGTGGATGCGGAAGGCAAGGGTTGCTGAATGATGTTTTCATATTGGACTTGGATGCTCAGCACCCAGCTTGGCGTGAGATATCTGGGCTGGCACCTCCACTCCCTAGGTCATGGCATAGTTCTTGCACCCTCGATGGCACAAAATTAGTTGTCTCAGGTGGCTGTGCAGATTCTGGTGTGCTCCTCAGTGATACTTTCCTATTGGACCTCACGATGGAGAAACCTGTATGGAGGGAGATACCGGTCTCTTGGAAACCACCTTCCAGGTTAGGGCACTCACTTTCTGTCTATGATGGGCGGAAAATCCTGATGTTTGGTGGTCTGGCTAAAAGTGGTCCTCTACGGCTGCGGTCAAGTGATGTATTCACCATGGATCTTAGTGAGGATGAGCCTTGTTGGAGGTGCATTACTGGAAGTGGAATGCCTGGTGCTGGAAATCCAGTTGGGATTGGCCCACCACCCCGTCTTGATCATGTTGCAGTTAGCCTTCCTGGTGGTAGGATTCTGATATTTGGAGGGTCTGTGGCCGGTCTTCATTCAGCCTCTCAGATTTACCTATTGGACCCGACAGAAGAGAAACCAACCTGGAGAATATTAAATGTACCCGGTCGACCTCCCAGATTTGCATGGGGACACAGTACCTGTGTTGTCGGGGGAACAAGGACCATAGTGCTTGGGGGCCAAACCGGAGAAGAGTGGATGTTAAGCGAGTTGCATGAGTTATCTTTAACAAGCTTCATCCAGTGA